The stretch of DNA TTCGGGCGAACGCCCAGCGTTCAGTTGCAAGAAGGTCCAGCAATGCGAGCGGAGCGGAGTCTCGGGCGCTCGCTTGTCCAACGCGAGTTGTGGTTAGGCATCACGGGAGCTGAACCACGTGGCCAACGCGCTGTTGTCACGCGGCATCATGGCTTCACCGCGACGTTCGACGCGTGCAGGTGCAGAATGCGCCAGTTGGCGCCCTCTTGGCGAAAGATCACGGTCCGGCGGGCCAGGCGCTCGGCGTTGCGGAGGTGAAACGTGACCAGCACCAGCCCCGGACTCAGCGGCTGAATGCGTAGGTCGGTTGGATTGAGTCGATGGAAAGGCGGTCCGCCGGTCGCGTGCGACCGAATGTCGGCGAACACCGCTCGAAAGGTCGAATCGATCCCGCGCGGTCCGCTAACCCGTTCGGCCATCTGGGCGGCGGGTTGAAAGATCGTTGCCGAATCAGAGAACGCGGCCCGAAACGGCTGCCAATCGAGATGTTCGAACGCCGTCAGGAACACGCGAATCGCCTGAGCCACTGCCGCCGAATCGGCGCGCGCGTCACTCGTCGACGCGACGGCGGAGGGTTGGGCGCCTTGCCCTTCGAGACGAACCGGCCACGCGGTGACGCCGACGATCACCGCGCCAAGCGCGAGACGTGCATGTGCTCGTAACACGTGCATTCCTTTCGTTCAGGCAAGTATGATGAGTGGAGCGCGACGTTCAGGATCAGCAGCCAAGGCAACCAAAAGAATGCGGCCGCGAGCCGCGGGCCGCAACGTGAGGTTAGACCTCACGCGGGCCCGGGCTGGGACTGGCCGATCGCCGCTGCCGGATGGCCGGGAACCACGCCAGCGACATCTCGACGACGAGGAGCGGCACAACCCACGAGGCCCATTCGCGCGTGGCGTCGCGCAGGTCCGGGTTCGTGACGTAGAAGAACAGGGCGTCTTGCCAGTCGTACATCAGCCGCAACCACACGAGCACGAGCGCCATCGCATAGCTGCGAATCATGAAGGCGCGATGAGCGGCGAAGTTCTTCGCGACGGCGCAGCGCCACGCGGCGAGCGTGAAGAACAGCCAGAGCAGTCCGGTGAGCGCGATGGACAGTCGCGAGCCCTCGTACTCGCCGACAATCGCCCCGAGGTAGATCGCCAGTACCGCGGCGCCGGACGCCCCAATGACGTAGCCCTTGCCGATCGCCCGATGCCACTGTGGCGCGCGTTGGCGCAGGGGCGCGACGAACTGCAATGGCGCGCCGAGAACGACGGGCAGGGCCAATAGCAGATGCGAGACGTACCACACCTGCTTGTTGAACAAGGAGGGGCCTAGTCGATCCGGCACCACAAACCGGTAGTGGACCGCGCGGTAGAGGTAGTACAGGCTGAGCCTCGTGACCGCGACGAGGACACCGTACTGCCGCACGAATCGAAGTGGTCGGCTATTCATGCGTATTGATGGTGAGGCGCCTGCGATGCGCGCAAGGCCTAACGCTGAGCATCAGCTGCAGCGGCAGACAAGAGCGTGCGGCCGCAGGCCGCACCAAGCAAGAGAGGCGCCGGCTGCTGCAGCGCATGTCAGACCCTCGACAGGCGATGACTTTTTGGGGGGGTGAGCCGAGCCCCACGAACCAGGAGCAGACCACTAGCGCTGCGTCGGCAGCGGCGCGTCACTGTTCAGATGTTCGGCTGGATCTTCCAGGTCCCGTTCAGCTTCCGCCCACGTTCAGGTACTGCCGCGCTCGGTCACGTGTTCGGGGCCGTAGGTCACCACGTAGATCCCGGCATCGACCACGAGATCGTTGTCTCAGTAGAAGTCGGTGGACTCCTCGCGAAACTCCGTGAGGCCGGCCTTGATGTACTCGACGGTGAAGTCGTGTATCGCCTGGAGGCCGGTGACCGCGTCTGCGCCGGGCGGGAAGGACTTGGCGTCGGGGGCGAACATCAGGTCGATCACGGCGACGTCCCCGGCGAGATGCGCCTGGGTGAATCGCGCGTTCTGCTTCGCGATGAATTGACGCGTCGCGTCCAGATCGAAGGGCGCCTGCTCTGCCCGGGAGGATGCAGGCGTGGGGCCGTTACATGCACTCACGACGATGCTGGCGAGCGCGCAGAAGCGGAGGAGAGAGGTCGAAGTCATCGCGGCCAGGCGAAAGTCGAAAGGTGATCCACGCGGACCGGCTGGTTGCGTCGTCGGACTAACGTTCACGCTCGGCAGAAGCCGAACCGAAAAACTGAGCGGGCGAGCATACACTAGACTCCGGCTGTCTGCGGACCCGTGTTGGACGGCGGGCGACTGTCGGCTTCCGCCGCCCAGCGGGATTAGTATCGCGCGTCTTACTCGGCGGGTGTCGGTTCGAGTCGCCAAGCCTCGTCAGCTGGCGCTCGAGGGCGACTCCTACACCGGCGCGCGAGCCGCGCTCGGTACCTCGCGGCGGCATCCAGGAGGTGCCGGGCCTGTCACGTGAACGCTGGCAAACCGATGCGCGAAGGTGCTTCTCCATCTTCATGAGTACCTGCCCGCCGTCCGAGGACCGCATAGAAGGCGCTCGGCAGGAAGACTGGCGGCATTCGGCCCCGGGCTGTACGTGTCATCATGGTGATCTTACGCCTAGCTGCTGCTCGTAGAAGCGAAAGGCCTGTGCGTTAGGCGAAACCTCCAGCGGGCGAGAAACGCGAAGCGCTTCGCGGAACGGCCCGGAGTGCCTCCGAGGTTCACCGATGTGCCCCGACTCCGGGGATGTCGACACGCTGCACGCGGGCCGCTTGCGCTTGGATGGCCCGCGCGACGTCGAGAATAAACGGGGTGTCGGCCGTACCCACCACCAACAGGATGGGGGCGGTGAGCTCGGCGAGACGACCGGCCGCAGGGCACGGCTTCCACCTCGGGGTCGGATGGCGGACCACGCGGCCCAGAATCGGGGACTGATCCTCAAACACAGCCGCACGCGCTGCGCAGTGGTGGAGTCGCGCAGCGACAGTGCGAATGTAGGCGCTGCTGCCGAGCCGCCCGCGCCACCGCGACCGAGTCTTGCCGCTTCGCTACCTCGGTGCGACCACCCGAAAGGCCACGCGGTATCAGCGTCCTCGGCCCACGTCCGCCGCTGACCGGCGCCGACCAGCACGAGGCGATCCACTCGCTCAGGATGCGCGAGTGCAGTCCATCACGATACGCCCCCGAGGAGAGGCCGACGAGCGACTCGGTAGTGGCACTGCAACGCGT from Gemmatimonadota bacterium encodes:
- a CDS encoding DUF2306 domain-containing protein, which translates into the protein MNSRPLRFVRQYGVLVAVTRLSLYYLYRAVHYRFVVPDRLGPSLFNKQVWYVSHLLLALPVVLGAPLQFVAPLRQRAPQWHRAIGKGYVIGASGAAVLAIYLGAIVGEYEGSRLSIALTGLLWLFFTLAAWRCAVAKNFAAHRAFMIRSYAMALVLVWLRLMYDWQDALFFYVTNPDLRDATREWASWVVPLLVVEMSLAWFPAIRQRRSASPSPGPREV
- a CDS encoding nuclear transport factor 2 family protein; the encoded protein is MIVGVTAWPVRLEGQGAQPSAVASTSDARADSAAVAQAIRVFLTAFEHLDWQPFRAAFSDSATIFQPAAQMAERVSGPRGIDSTFRAVFADIRSHATGGPPFHRLNPTDLRIQPLSPGLVLVTFHLRNAERLARRTVIFRQEGANWRILHLHASNVAVKP